TTGACCATCGGGCTTATCGCGACCTCCCTATTGCTGCTGGTGGCCTTTGTTGCCATCGAACGGAATGCTCGGCAACCGATCATGCCGTTGCGTCTCTTCGCCAGTCGCGAACGCGTCGGGGCCTATTCTGCGCGAATGCTCTTCCTCGGCGGAATGATCGGCTTCTTTTTCTTCACGACGCAGTTCCTGCAGAGTGTTCTTGGATACAGCGCTGCCGCCACCGGATTGGCTTTCCTGCCCGCGACACTCGTGAACTTTGCATCGGCAATGGCCGTGCCGCAGCTGACGAAGCGGTTCGGCAACGCCCGCCTGCTTGCCACGGGTTTTGTCCTGACCCTTGTCGGCATGACTTGGCTCAGCCGTGTCTCCGCCGATGCGGACTATCTGAGTGACATCGCCTTGCCGATGATCCTGATCGGCTGGGGCCAGGGTTTCGTCCTCAGCCCCCTGACAGCCTCGGGCATCTCAGGCGTCTCCGGTGCCGATGCCGGCGCCGCCTCAGGTGTGGTCAACGTCGCCCACCAGCTCGGCAATTCCCTTGGTCTTGCGATCCTGGTCGCCGTCACGGCTTTCGGCACGAGCGGCCTGGAAGGCATCCAACTTCTCGCCCATCGCGTGACGATGGCGTTGACCGGCTCGGCCGCGATGATGGCGCTCGCGCTTGTTCTCGTCCTTGCCCTGATCGTCCGGCGGCGCCACCCCGCCTCAGCCATCGTCCCGGTCGCCGAAGAGTCGGTCGACGTCGCCTGACGCGCAATCCGCCAATCCGTTCCAACTCAAGGAGATTTCCATGCAAGACAATACTCTGGAACAACGCATCCAGACCCTCGAAGACAAGGTCGCCCTCAAAGCACTCGTCGACACTTTCGCCAATCTCGCCGACCAGAAGGATTTGGCCACTCAATCGCTGCTGTTTGCCGAAGACGCGGTTGTCGACACCTACTTCGAAGGACAGCTTTTTGCGTCGCTTAGAGGCCGCAAGGAGATTCAGGAGACCTTTACCGGCTTCATGGCCAATTTCGAGACGGCCTACCATATCAATGGTCAGCATACCGCGGAAATTGACGGAGACCGCGCAACAGCAGTGCACTATTGCCTGGTTGTCCTCGTCAATACGGTCGATGGCAAAAAGATGAGGAATACCAACGGTGTTTATTACAATGACGAATATGTGCGCCAGGGCGGTCGGTGGCTGATCTCGAAGCGCACGTCGCATTTCACATGGCGTGACACGATGGAGATGGCGGCCGGTTGACCGAGGCCTGAGACGCCGCTCGAGTCCCGCCGAAGACTCACACAATCGAAAAGGGGCGCCCGAACGGCCGCCCCTTCATCCATTGGCAATGAACGCTCAGAGCTGCTCCAACATCGCGGCAGCGCCCGAGACGGTGGCCTGGCCGGGGCTTTCCTCGACGTTGAGAGCTTTCACCACCCCGTCTTCCACCAGCATCGAATAACGCTTGGAGCGGAGGCCGAGGCCGCCGGCGGAGAGGTCGGCGTCGAGGCCGACGGCCTTGGTGAAGCCGGCATCCCAATCGGCGAGGAAGTGGATCTTGCCCATGCCGCCTGACGATTGCGCCCAGGCGCCCATCACGTGCCAGTCGTTGACGGCGACGACGGCGATGTCGTCGACGCCCTTGCCAAGGATGGTGTCGCGGTTTTCGAGATAACCCGGCAGGTGGTTCAGCGAGCAGGTGGGCGTAAACGCGCCCGGCACGGCAAAGAGCACGACGCGCTTGCCGGCGAAGAGCTGATCGGTGGTGATTTCGACCGGGCCGTCAGCTGTCTTTTCCTTGAAAGTGGCGGCAGGAAGCTTGTCGCCGATCGCGATGGTCATGGTCTTCTCCTTGAGTTCTGGATTGGGGGTTCTGGCTTTGGGGATTCCGGCTTGGCGGTGGCGGGCGCCGTAGGGGATCTGCGGCGACTATAGGAGCCCATCATTGAAAGGCAAGGCCGGTCATTGAAAGGCAAGACCGGTCATTCGAAGGCAAGCGTCGTCTCCATCGCCCGTTCACCGTCGATGACGAGCACGCTCCATTGCTTGCCTACTATGTCGTAATCCTTCGGCAGCTTGCCGATTGATATATCGACCTTGAAGGTGGCGCCGTCGCGTTTGCCGCCGATCTGCTTGGTGAAGGCATAACCGCTCGGGCCGGTGACGATGATATCCGGCGCGCCCTTCCCCTCACCCGGCCCCCCGGCCGGCAGAGCGAGCGTCAGCGACAGCGTCTTCCTGTCGGGCGACATCGCATGCGCCGTCACGCCGAAATCCACCGATGGCGGCTTCGGCAGGCTCGCATCGGCGGCCTGAAGGATCGCCTCCTCCTGCGGGTGCGACTGGATGGCGGGGCCAAGCTTCAGCTGCAAATTCGCCTGGAAGGGAATGCAGATATCCTTGCAGATGCCGATGAAGGCGGCAGCATCGATCGTAACCGGGCCTTTGCCGGCCACCGTCAGCGACAGCGGCAGCGTCACCGGCGCGTCATAGGCAATATCCTCGATCGCGCCGTTGAAAAAATGCTTCGGAACGGGATAGGCGATGGCATCGAGCGTGACGCCGCTTGCCGCCGCGATGGTGATTTGCGGCGGAATGCCGCTGTTGCCGGGCTCTTTCCAATAGGTGATCCAGCCGGGCTTCGGCTCGATCTGAAGGGCAGCGCGGATTTTGCCGCGGGCATCGGGCGCGAGCGCCACGAGGCGCATGCGGCCGCCTTCGTTGTCCGCCCAGGCGCTCATTTCCGCATGGGCGGAATAAAACGGCACAAGGGCTGCGACCACCGACACAACCGCGATTAAAAGCCTGCGCGGGCCTGAGGAAATAATCATCATGGAACAAAGGTTTACCGAATGTGCTGTTTGGCCGCCAGAAGTCGCGGCGATTTAAATCTTCATTTTCAGTTGATTGATGTGTGACATTGGCCCATGTTTCTTTTGTCGAGGCCTTGGTGCGGTCTAGCAGCAGGAGGAACGATGTCCTTATTGACGCTGAAGAACAGACGGGAACGTGGCTTCTTCGATGGCCAATTCCTCATCGCCATGCCGGGCATGGAAGACCGCAATTTTGCGCGCACAGTGATCTACATTTGCGCGCATTCGGATGCCGGCGCCATGGGCTTCGTCATCAACCGTCCGCAGAGCCTCACCTTCACCGATGTGCTGCTGCATCTCGACATGATCAAGCAGGAAGATTCGATCGTGCTGCCGAAGCGGGCGCGCGAATTCCCGATCCAGACCGGCGGGCCGGTGGAAAGCGGCCGCGGCTTCGTGCTGCATTCGGACGATTATTCCAGCGACTCCAGCATTCCCGTCAGCGACGATATCTGCCTGACGGCGACGCTCGATATCGTGCGCGCCATCTCCAAGGGCGATGGGCCGACGCGGGCGACGATGCTGCTCGGCTATTCCTCCTGGTCGGCCGGCCAGCTCGAAAGCGAGGTCGTCAACAATGGCTGGCTCACCTGCCCGGCCAATGAGGAATTGATCTTCGACCGCAGCCTCGACGACAAATACGAGCGGGCGCTCGCCGGCATGGGCGTGACCGCTGCCATGCTTTCGGCCGAAGCCGGCCATGCCTGAGGGGCTGGCCTGACAGCAGCTGACCTGACGGCAGCGGGAACGAATAGCTGCGAGTGACGTTTCGTTTCGGCAAGCATGGACAAAAGGCCCATGCTGACCAAGGAGACATCACATAATGGGTAGCACCAGCGACAAGATTTCCGGTAAGGCAAACGAAATTGCCGGCAAGACCAAGCAGTCCGTCGGTAAGGCGACGGACGATCGCGAAATGCAGGCCAAGGGCGCCGTCCAGGAAGCCAAGGGCAAGGGACAGGTCGCAACCGGCAAGGTCAAGGACAAGCTCAAGGGCGCCGTCGACCGGCTCTGAGCAATAGTGCATCCTTCAAGAACCATGCCTGCTGCGCCCCTCGCGCGGCAGGCATTTTTAATCCCCCACCCTCATGCTTTGCAGAGATAGACAAGATGAAGCTTTTTGCCTGCGACAATTGCGATCAGGTCGTCCACTTCGACAACCGTCGATGCGTGCGTTGCAACCATCGCCTCGGCTTCCTGCCAGGCGACCTCGCCATGCATGCGCTGGAGCCGCGCGACGAGACGCTCTGGCAGCTCGTTTCCAATCCCGATCGCGATGTCCGCTTCTGCGCCAATGCCAGCCTCGACATCTGCAACTGGCTGGTGGACGATGATGGCGAGAGCGAATTCTGCGTTGCCTGCCGCCATAACCGGCTGGTTCCGAACACCGATACCCAGGACGGCATCGATCGCTGGCGGCGCATCAGCCAGGCGCAGCGTCATCTGTTTTATTCGCTGCTGCGCTGGAAGCTGCCGCATCCCGATCGGGCGCAAGACCCGCAAGGCGGCCTGGTCTTCGATTTCCTCGAGGATTCGATAGAGAGCAACGGCTTTATCGTGCCGGCCATGACCGGCCACGAGGAAGGCCTGATCACCATCCGCGCCGCGGAGGCCGACGATGCGACGCGCGAACAGGCGCGCAGCTCGATGAACGAACCCTATCGCACGCTGCTCGGCCATTTCCGCCACGAGGCCGGCCATTTCATCTGGAACAAGCTGGTGCGCGACCGCAACGCCGTAGAAGATTTCCGCACGGTCTTCGGCGACGAACGGCAGGATTATACGACAGCCCTCCAGACCCATTATGCCGGCGGCGCCCCCTTGGGATGGCAGGACAATTTCATCAGCGCCTATGCGGCATCACACCCCTGGGAGGATTTCGCCGAATGCTTCGCGCATTACCTCCATATCGTCGACACGCTCGAAACCGCTCGCGCCTTCGGCATCGCCATCGATCCGCGCGGCCATGAAGAAATCGCCGGCGAGGTGGATTTCATCCCCTACAGGGCAAGAAGCGCCGAACAGCTGGTCAGCGCCTGGGTGCCGCTCAGCATCGCGATCAACGCCATCCAGCGCAGCATGGGTCAGCCTGACTCCTATCCCTTCGTGCTCTCCTCGCCTGTTGTGGCAAAACTCGAATATCTGCACCGGCTGATCCAGGGCGCGGCGACGGCACCGCAGCAGCGGGCGGCTTAAGGTACTGAGGCCCGCCACGTCGTTGCCGCTATCCCACTGCGCCGGCGAGTTTGGCTGGAATGACCGCATCGTGATCTGATCAGCGAAGAGCTTGTGTCTTTATTCAACCCAGCCAGCTCCTCACCTGTTCCATCGTCCGGCGTTCCTGGTCCGCTTCCAAGGAGAACGGCGGCTCGATCGTAGCACGCGGCGCCAGGGACCTGATCACTTCAAGGCTGCTTCCAAGGCCGTAACCGCCATGAGTGATGAAGGGCCGGATGATCTTGCCCGAAAGATCATGAGACCGCAGAAATGAGCGGATAACAGGCGGTGCCGTTGTTCCCCAAATCGGGAAGCCCAGGAATATCTCCCGATACTGCTCGAGATTGGCAACCAATTGAGCCAGGGGCGGGAGGAAGCCTTGTTCGGTTTCCCGGCGAGCCTGGGCAACAGTTTCCTCATAGTCTTCCGGATAGGGCTCGGCCGGCTGGATTTCAATCAGCGCGGCCTGGCGTGCCCGGCGGACCTGCAGGGCAATGACCCGTGTATTGCCTGTCCGGGTAAAGTACGCGACCAGCGTGTTCGCGGACGGAGTTTGCTGAGCCTCAGTGCCGGCGGAGGTCATAGCCAGCCCGATGGCCGCAAGGGGCAGCGACGTGAGAAAATGCCGGCGTGCGCTCGATTTCTGCATGCGCTTTTCCTCGCAGCTTGTCGGTCAATTATTCAGCTTCGCGACCCTGGCGATAGTCCTCAGTCGCGACTTTCTCCATCCAGGTCACGCTGTTGCCGTCGAGTGCTTCCGATACCGCAAAATGCACCATCGCTTCATCAGCCGACGCACCGTGCCAGTGTTTTACCATCGGGGGAATCCAGACGACATCACCCGGTTCCATGACCTGGACCGTGCCGCCTTCCTTCTGGACCCAGCCTCGGCCGGAAACGACAAACAGCGTCTGACCGAGCGGGTGCGAATGCCAGGCCGTATGGGCGCCAGGTTCGAAGGCAACCGTGGCACCGCCAATGCGGGCAGCGCCATCACCCTTGTAAGCGGCCGATATCTGGACCTCGCCGGTGAAACGCTCGGCCGGACCGCTTACCGGTTGGCTGCCGCGTTTGACCACCTTGATATCTGCTTCCGCCGGGTTGCTCGAGGCGGACGCTTCACGGCTTGCGAAGACCGTTTTGAGAACCGGCACTGCTGATATGGCGCGAGGCCAGCCGGCATAGAACCCGACATGGGTAACAGCTTCAGCTGCCTCTTCGCGGCTGAGACCATTATCCATGGCGCGGGTGAGATGGAACGTCAGTTGGTCAGACTGCCCCATCGCCACGAGAGCGGCCACCGTAACGAGGCTGCGATCGCGGGCCGACAGATCCGGGCGCTGCCACAGATCACCGAACAATGCCCGGTTTGTCAGGTCGGCAAGGGCCGGCGCGGTAGGTGCCACCTCGGCGTCCACGGACGCGCTGCGGGCGGCTTCCGTTGCGGCATCGAACTGAATGCGTGGGTCACCGCTGTCCGCCACGGGCGCGATCTTCAGCTCGTCAAAGGCCTTCTTGGTCTCCGTCACGGCCGATATCGCATTGGGCCAGCCGGAATAAAATGCAAGATGAGTGACGACCTCACCCACTTCCCTGGGCTCGACACCATTTTCTAGGGCGCGCTTTACGTGGTTGGCAAGGACGTGCCCCTTGCCGGTTGAGATCAGTACCGAAATGGTGACCAGGCTGCGGTCGCGCGGGGTCAGATCCCCGCGCTTCCAAAACTCGCCGAACAAAACGTCATCCGTGAAGTGGCCAAGGCCCGGGGCGACGTCATAGACGGCCGGCGGAGCTACGCGGGGGTTCTGCTGCGCTTCGGCGCCTGCGGCTGCGAATGCCGAGATGGCAAGGCTTGCGGCGATGGTTTTCACGGTGATCTCCTTATTGACTGTCTGCTCCGACATACGATCGGAGGACGGGCCCGATTAGGCATCGGATTCCGAAAGGGGCTATATCCGCCATTCATGAAAGGGGCGGCCTCTAGGACGCCGCTCCGCTGGGCAGTTGGTCAGCGGGCCTTTGTCCCTGGCGGATCTATAGACCGCCGGCTATCGAGGAGAATTTACTCCTGGCCGATTACTCCGACTAGATGCTAGGATCCAAATAGACTTATATTGAGGATTCATGAATGAGGCGCGATGAACTGGGTGACCTGGCAGCCTTCCTGACGGTCGCTGAAGAACGAAGCTTCACACGCGCGGCAGCACTGCTGGGGACATCGCAATCCTCCCTCAGCCATACAGTGCGCCGACTGGAAGATCGCATGGGCCTCCGGCTCCTGACGCGGACGACCCGCACCGTTGTTCCGACCGAGGCCGGGGAGCAGCTGGCCGAAACGCTGCGACCTGCGTTCAATGATATCCGCAGCCGGCTGGATGCACTTGGCGCCATGCGTCATGCGCCGGGAGGCACGATACGCATCACTTCGACCCGGCATGCCGCAGAAACGATCCTCATGCCTGCCGTAAAGGGATTGATGCGGTCTTACCCGGATATCAACATCGAGATCTCTGTCGACAATCGGCTGATTGATCTTGTGAACGAGCGCTTTGACGCCGGGGTCCGGCTTGGGGAGCATATCGAAAAAGATATGATCGCGCTCAAGATCGGACCGGAAATGCGCATGCTGGTCGTTGCCTCGCCGGATTATTTCGCACGGCATCCGAAACCGGCCACTCCGCATGACCTGACGCAGCACCACTGCATCAATCTCAGGCTTGCAACTGTTGGCGGCTTGTACGCCTGGGAGTTCGAAAAAGACGGCAAGCCGCTGAATGTTCGTGTGGAAGGTCAGTTCATCTGCAATGACGTCCAGATGATCGTCGATGCGGCGCTGGGCGGTTTTGGTCTGGCATGCCTGCCAGACGATTACCTGCTGCCGCTGATCCGTGAAGGAAAACTGGTGCCCGTGCTGGAGGACTGGTCACCGCCATTTTCTGGATATCACCTTTACTATCCGAGCAGACGGCTTGCTTCCCCCGCATTCTCGCTTCTGGTGAATGCATTGCGTTATCGCAGTTGATTTCGCCCGGGACGGAAAGGACGCACGGCGCTCAATGTCGCCGAGACGCGCAAAGGCAAATGTGCGGGACTTAAAACGAAACCGCCTTGCCCTTCTTGAAAGGCTCCATGCCCCGGCGGGCGAGTTCGTCGGCGCGTTCGTTTTCCGGGTGGCCGGCATGGCCCTTCACCCAGTGCAGCGTCACCTTGTGGCGGTCACGGGCCGCCTCCAGCGCCTGCCAGAGTTCGGCATTCTTCACCGGCTTCTTGTCGGCGGTTTTCCAGCCGTTTTTCTTCCAGCCGAAAATCCACTTGGAGATGCCGTCCTTGACATAGGCGCTGTCGGTATAGAGATCGACCTCGCAAGGGCTCTTCAAGGCCGATAGCGCCGAGATCGCCGCCAGCAGCTCCATGCGATTGTTGGTCGTATCCGCCTCGCCGCCGCAAAGCTCCTTTTCGACATCGCCATAACGCAGCACGGCGCCCCAGCCACCCGGGCCGGGATTGCCGGAGCATGCGCCGTCGGTGAAGATATCGACGTGTTTCATAGGCTCAATCCGTATTCGGCCGGCGTTTTGATCTGGCGGTGGAACCGCAGCTTGCGGAGATATTCGAGCGGGTCCTTCTTGGTGACCATGGCACCTTCCGGCGTCGTCAGCCAGTCATAGAGCCGGGTCAGGAAGAAGCGCAGCGCGGATCCGCGCGACAGCACCGGCAGGGCTGCGATTTCGGCATCGCTCAGCGGCCGGACGCTCTGGTAACCCTCGAGCATCGCCGTGCCCTTGGTGATGTTGTAGGCGCCGTCCTTCTCGAAGCACCAGGCATTCAGGCAGATCGAGACGTCATAGGCGAGCAGGTCGTTGCAGGCGAAATAGAAGTCGATCAGGCCGGAGAGCTGGTCGCCGAGGAAGAAGACGTTGTCGGGGAAGAGGTCGGCATGGATGACGCCGGCCGGCAGGCCACTCGGCCAGGCGGTGGAGAGGAAGTCAAGTTCGTTGCGGATTTCGGTCTGCAGGCCGGGCTCGACCTCGCCGGCGCGCGCTTCGGATTTTTCCCACAGCCCCCGCCAGCCGTCGATCGACAGGGCATTCGGCCGCTTCAGCTCAAACCCGTCACCGGCCACATGCATCTCGGCCAGCGCCCTGCCGACCTCGCGGCAATGTTTCGCCTCCGGCTTTCTCAGCCACATGCCTTCGAGGAAGGAGATCAGCGCCGCCGGACGGCCGGACAGCGAGCCGAGCAGCGCGCCATCGCGGCGCGGCAGCGGCAGCGGGCAGGACAGACCGCGGGCGGAAAGATGCTGCATCAGGCCGAGGAAGAAAGGCAGGTCGCTCTTTTCCACCCGCTTCTCATAGAGCGTCAGGATCAGCGGATCCTTGGAGGTGTGAAGCAGGAAGTTGGAATTTTCGACGCCTTCGGCAATGCCCTTGTAGGAGAGCAGCGTGCCTGCGTCATATTCCGTCAGGAACCACTTCAGATCGTCTTCGGCGATATCGGTATAGACTGCCAAGTGAGGTCTCGCCCTTCATGCCTTGTTGATATTGGATTTGCCGGAGTGGACGCCAGGCCGAAAGGCCGATCTAGCCGTTGACGAAGGCCATGTCGGCCGCCGTCAGCTCGATATTGCGCAGTTCGCGGTTGACGAGGAAGTTTTCAGTTTCCTGCACCGTTTCGGCCAGCTCGACGCGAGCGTCGAAGCGGGCGCGGAAGGCCTCGATGATCTCGTTGACGATGACCTCGGGGGCCGAGGCGCCGGCGGAAAGGCCGAGCGTCGAAATCGCGCCGATCTCGTCCCAGTCGAGCTCGGCGGCGCGCTGCACGAGGATCGATTTCTTCGCCCCTGCCCTGAGCGCCACTTCGACGAGACGCTTGGAATTGGACGAATTCGGCGCGCCGACGATGATGAAGAGATCGCAGCCGGGGGCTGCCTGCTTCACCACTTCCTGGCGGTTGGTCGTCGCATAACAGATCGAGTCCGCTGCCGGCGCCGTCAGGTTCGGGAAGCGCTCGTGCAGGCGGGTGATGACGCCGGCCGTATCGTCGACCGACAGCGTCGTCTGGGTGACATAGCCGAGATTGTCGGGATCGACGGGGACATAAGCGTCGGCATCCTCGATCGTCTCGATCAGCGAGACCGAACCCTCCGGCAGCTGACCCATCGTGCCGATCACCTCAGGATGGCCGGCATGGCCGATAAGGACGACATGGCGGCCGAGGCGATTGTGGCGCATCGCCTGCTTGTGGACCTTTGAGACCAGCGGGCAGGTGGCGTCGAGATAGAAGAGGTTGCGGCTTGCCGCATCCTCCGGCACGGATTTCGGCACGCCGTGAGCGGAAAAAACCACCGGCTGGGCGCGATGTTCGGCCGGGATCTCGTCCAGTTCCTCGACGAAGACGGCGCCCTTGGCTTCCAGCCCTTCGACGACATAGCGATTATGGACAATCTCGTGGCGCACATAGACCGGCGCGCCATAGGATTTCAGCGCCAGCACGACGATCTGGATGGCGCGGTCGACGCCGGCACAGAAGCCGCGCGGGCCGCAGAGCCGGATCGTCAAAGGAGGTTTCGCCGCAATATTCATGTCTGTTCCACAAATTCCTCATTCCTGTGCTCGTCACAGGAATCCAGCCACGGCGCGTCGGCGCCGTGAATGACTGTCAACATCCTCGTCCCTCTTCCGCGCCCAAGGACTTGGCGCACTGGATTCCTGTGACATCCCTCGGGTTAAACCCGAGGACAGGAATGAGGGAGAACTTGGCAACGTCCAGCTTCAACAGCAACGTCCCGCGTAGGGCTTAGGGACCTCTAGCCCAATATGGTCGAGAATTGAAGTGATACTATTGCTGAGGTGGCTTGGCACCCTTGCGGAACCAGGAGATCGCCACCACGACGAGAAGCACGGCGGCCAGCCCGTACCAGGTGAAAGCATATTGCAGATGGTCGTTCGGCAGATCCACCTGGGTGACGCCGCCGATCGGCAGGCCGGCCGGATTGGGGGTGGAATCGGCATCGACGAAAAAGGGAATGACGCTCGCTTTCTCCAGCCCGACGCTCTCGGCCATGACGTCGAGATCCTTCCAGTAGAAGATGTTCTTGGCGACGTCGTTGTCGGGCACCACCCAGGAGGGCTTGCCGGGAAGCTTTTCGCGCGCCAGGCCGGTGACGGTCTGCTGATCCGTCAGCTGGCCCTGCATGCGCATTTCCGGCTCCTTATTGTCAAAGGGAACGAAGCCGCGATTGACGAAGAGAAAGCGCCCGTCGGCAAGCTCCAGCGGGGTATAGATGTAATAGCCGGTCTGGCCGCGCCAGGTGGCGAAGAAGTGCCGCTCCTTGTTATTGATGTAGCGGCCGGCGGCGGTGACCTTGCGGTATTCGATGTCCCCGCCCGTCGCCGCCATCGCCTCGATGTCGGCCAACGGCACGGGGCTTGCTGCCTGCCGCGCGGCGATATCGGCGATCAGGCCCTCCTTCCAGTGCAGGCGCTCCACCTGCCAGGTGCCGAGCGAAATCAGGATGGCAAGAGCGATCAGCACCAGGATGCCGGTGAAAACCGGCAGCCGGCGGCGCGGCGCGGCATGGTCGATATCAGTCACTCAGGCGTCCTTCGCGGGCATTATGGCGGTATTGCATGGCGATCAGGATGCCCTTGAACCAGCGCAGCGTCAGCAGCGACAGGATAATCGTCAACGGAGCAAAGAGCAGGATATGCACCCAGATCGGCGGCCCATAATTCACCTGCAGCCACAACACCATGCCGATGACGATGAAGCCGACGATGAGGATGACGAAGACGGCGGGGCCGTCACCGGAATCGGCGAAGGAATAATCGAGGCCGCAGGCGGCGCAACGCGGCTTTACGCCGAGCAGGCCGTCGAACAGTTTGCCTTGGCCGCAGCGTGGGCAGCAGCCCTTGATGCCGGTTTTCACCGGATCGACGGGCGGAAAATGGGCGCTGTCCTCGTTCATTCCACTCCTTCTGGCCACTCCTTCTGGCCATTCCTTCCGGCAGCCTTGGTGGTCGCGGCGCGATGCCGCCTTAACTCTCCCATAAAGTATTCGCAGGACGAAGGGAAATGCCTGCGTGATTTCGTCCCGCTGATAGTTCCTCACATCGGAATCGATGTGAGGAACTATCAGCAATTCAAAGTGTTACAGCGTCCTTGCCGCGTCCGAAAAGTCGCGCGGCGCTGTAATGATTCGCGCCAAACAGAAGAAGAAGACTGATGACCAATGATAGCCATTCCGTGCAGATCATTATCCTGAACGGCGCGCCGCGGAGCGGCAAATCAAGCATCGCGCGCGCGGTACAGGAACACTTCGAAGGGCCGTGGATCAACCTCGGCGTCGACAGCTACAATGCCATGACACCGAAACGCTACCTTCCGGGCATCGGATTGCGGCCGGGCGGCGAACGGCCGGACCTGGAGGAACTGGTGCCGTTCTTTTATGCGGCGCTCTACGAATCGATCGCCATCCATGCCAGCCTGGGGCTTAATGTCATCGCCGATCTCGGCCACCATGACAGTTATTCGCAGCCGCTCGGCATCCTCGCCGATTGCGCCCGGCGACTGGAAGACTTTCCCGTGCTGTTCGTCGGCGTGCGCTGTCCGATCGAGACGATCATGCAGCGGCGCGACATTGTCCAAGAAGGGCGCGAGACGCTTTATCTCAGCGCCACGGAGGACGTGCCCATTCCAGAACCGGTGCAGCGCTGGCAGGACGAGGTGCATCGTCCCGGCATCTACGACATGGAGGTCGATACGTCAGTGCTGACACCACTCGAATGCGCCGAGGCGATCCGCCATCAGTTGGATCTCGGCATTCCCGAACCTTCGGCCTTCGAACGGATCGCCGGGGCGCGCTGAGGCGATAAAAGCGGGCACGAGGGCCTTCATCGGCCCAGGAGATTGCCGCACCTGCCCCTCATCCGGCTGCCGCCACCAACCGGGGTCGAGCCACGGGTCTCGACCCGTCCTTCGGACCCCCGAAAACGGGACGAAGGGACATGCCGCGACCTCTCCGTCCCTCTCTCGCGTCTCGTATGGCACGTCCCCTCTCCCCGTTTTTTACGGGGAGAGGGTTAGGGTGAGGGGGCAGCCGTCGGCGCAAGCCGGACATCAGTGGCACGAGGCCAAGCAAACGAGATTTGCCAACAAAAAAGGCGGGCACGAGGCCCGCCTTTTCTCAAATATCGTTCCGGTCAACCGGCTACCGGAGCGCCCCAGCCGCCCCAGACGTAGATGCAGAAGAACAGGAACAGCCAGACGACGTCGACGAAATGCCAGTACCAGGCCGCTGCCTCGAAGCCGAAATGCTGTTTCGGGGTGAAGTCGCCGCGCAGCGCACGGATCAGGCAGACAGCCAGGAAGATCGTGCCGACGAGGACGTGGA
The nucleotide sequence above comes from Rhizobium indicum. Encoded proteins:
- the ispH gene encoding 4-hydroxy-3-methylbut-2-enyl diphosphate reductase; the encoded protein is MNIAAKPPLTIRLCGPRGFCAGVDRAIQIVVLALKSYGAPVYVRHEIVHNRYVVEGLEAKGAVFVEELDEIPAEHRAQPVVFSAHGVPKSVPEDAASRNLFYLDATCPLVSKVHKQAMRHNRLGRHVVLIGHAGHPEVIGTMGQLPEGSVSLIETIEDADAYVPVDPDNLGYVTQTTLSVDDTAGVITRLHERFPNLTAPAADSICYATTNRQEVVKQAAPGCDLFIIVGAPNSSNSKRLVEVALRAGAKKSILVQRAAELDWDEIGAISTLGLSAGASAPEVIVNEIIEAFRARFDARVELAETVQETENFLVNRELRNIELTAADMAFVNG
- a CDS encoding homoserine kinase codes for the protein MAVYTDIAEDDLKWFLTEYDAGTLLSYKGIAEGVENSNFLLHTSKDPLILTLYEKRVEKSDLPFFLGLMQHLSARGLSCPLPLPRRDGALLGSLSGRPAALISFLEGMWLRKPEAKHCREVGRALAEMHVAGDGFELKRPNALSIDGWRGLWEKSEARAGEVEPGLQTEIRNELDFLSTAWPSGLPAGVIHADLFPDNVFFLGDQLSGLIDFYFACNDLLAYDVSICLNAWCFEKDGAYNITKGTAMLEGYQSVRPLSDAEIAALPVLSRGSALRFFLTRLYDWLTTPEGAMVTKKDPLEYLRKLRFHRQIKTPAEYGLSL
- a CDS encoding chloramphenicol phosphotransferase CPT family protein gives rise to the protein MTNDSHSVQIIILNGAPRSGKSSIARAVQEHFEGPWINLGVDSYNAMTPKRYLPGIGLRPGGERPDLEELVPFFYAALYESIAIHASLGLNVIADLGHHDSYSQPLGILADCARRLEDFPVLFVGVRCPIETIMQRRDIVQEGRETLYLSATEDVPIPEPVQRWQDEVHRPGIYDMEVDTSVLTPLECAEAIRHQLDLGIPEPSAFERIAGAR
- a CDS encoding LysR family transcriptional regulator; protein product: MRRDELGDLAAFLTVAEERSFTRAAALLGTSQSSLSHTVRRLEDRMGLRLLTRTTRTVVPTEAGEQLAETLRPAFNDIRSRLDALGAMRHAPGGTIRITSTRHAAETILMPAVKGLMRSYPDINIEISVDNRLIDLVNERFDAGVRLGEHIEKDMIALKIGPEMRMLVVASPDYFARHPKPATPHDLTQHHCINLRLATVGGLYAWEFEKDGKPLNVRVEGQFICNDVQMIVDAALGGFGLACLPDDYLLPLIREGKLVPVLEDWSPPFSGYHLYYPSRRLASPAFSLLVNALRYRS
- a CDS encoding DUF983 domain-containing protein; the protein is MNEDSAHFPPVDPVKTGIKGCCPRCGQGKLFDGLLGVKPRCAACGLDYSFADSGDGPAVFVILIVGFIVIGMVLWLQVNYGPPIWVHILLFAPLTIILSLLTLRWFKGILIAMQYRHNAREGRLSD
- a CDS encoding SURF1 family protein; its protein translation is MTDIDHAAPRRRLPVFTGILVLIALAILISLGTWQVERLHWKEGLIADIAARQAASPVPLADIEAMAATGGDIEYRKVTAAGRYINNKERHFFATWRGQTGYYIYTPLELADGRFLFVNRGFVPFDNKEPEMRMQGQLTDQQTVTGLAREKLPGKPSWVVPDNDVAKNIFYWKDLDVMAESVGLEKASVIPFFVDADSTPNPAGLPIGGVTQVDLPNDHLQYAFTWYGLAAVLLVVVAISWFRKGAKPPQQ
- a CDS encoding (R)-mandelonitrile lyase, which codes for MKTIAASLAISAFAAAGAEAQQNPRVAPPAVYDVAPGLGHFTDDVLFGEFWKRGDLTPRDRSLVTISVLISTGKGHVLANHVKRALENGVEPREVGEVVTHLAFYSGWPNAISAVTETKKAFDELKIAPVADSGDPRIQFDAATEAARSASVDAEVAPTAPALADLTNRALFGDLWQRPDLSARDRSLVTVAALVAMGQSDQLTFHLTRAMDNGLSREEAAEAVTHVGFYAGWPRAISAVPVLKTVFASREASASSNPAEADIKVVKRGSQPVSGPAERFTGEVQISAAYKGDGAARIGGATVAFEPGAHTAWHSHPLGQTLFVVSGRGWVQKEGGTVQVMEPGDVVWIPPMVKHWHGASADEAMVHFAVSEALDGNSVTWMEKVATEDYRQGREAE
- the rnhA gene encoding ribonuclease HI; translation: MKHVDIFTDGACSGNPGPGGWGAVLRYGDVEKELCGGEADTTNNRMELLAAISALSALKSPCEVDLYTDSAYVKDGISKWIFGWKKNGWKTADKKPVKNAELWQALEAARDRHKVTLHWVKGHAGHPENERADELARRGMEPFKKGKAVSF